Proteins found in one Kluyveromyces marxianus DMKU3-1042 DNA, complete genome, chromosome 2 genomic segment:
- the NAT2 gene encoding Nat2p yields MFRVVGNLGLKQSIRYGFNPAIRRAYSNSANVKEPTGLKKLIKQYGWSALGVYLGLSCIDLPICFFAVHSLGEETIKVYINRVKQLADFGKDEEELRQEIKEKQRKDEENRQLGIQDKSTWERVKESTLLTEFLIAYGIHKSLIFIRVPITAAVTPSVVKFMRRFGFSAEKFNKGFKTMADGAKVRNKSGKPDDFIKNGSLPKSEASKGRKWFDGMM; encoded by the coding sequence ATGTTCAGGGTTGTCGGAAACTTAGGGTTGAAACAAAGCATAAGATATGGGTTCAATCCTGCCATTAGAAGAGCATATAGCAATAGTGCGAATGTGAAAGAGCCTACTGGGTTGAAAAAGCTCATCAAACAGTATGGATGGTCTGCTCTAGGGGTTTATTTGGGTCTTTCGTGTATTGACTTGCCTATATGTTTCTTTGCAGTGCATTCGCTGGGTGAAGAAACGATCAAAGTGTACATCAATCGGGTCAAGCAGCTTGCGGATTTTGGCAAGGATGAAGAGGAATTGAGGCAGGAGATCAAGGAGAAACAGCGgaaagatgaagagaacAGACAGCTGGGGATCCAAGACAAGTCTACCTGGGAACGAGTGAAGGAGAGCACGCTTTTAACTGAATTTTTGATTGCTTACGGAATCCACAAATCGTTAATCTTTATCAGAGTGCCAATCACAGCAGCAGTGACGCCTAGTGTGGTGAAATTCATGCGTAGGTTTGGCTTTTCAGCTGAGAAGTTCAATAAGGGGTTCAAGACGATGGCTGATGGTGCCAAGGTGAGAAACAAGAGTGGTAAACCAGACGATTTTATAAAGAACGGTTCTTTGCCAAAATCCGAAGCATCGAAAGGCCGGAAATGGTTCGATGGGATGATGTGA
- a CDS encoding urate oxidase — translation MSYSYLADSTYGKDNVKFLKVKKSKTNPKLHEVMECNVQVLLKGDFDVSYTKADNTPIVPTDTVKNTILIHARKYDTWPIEKFAANLALHFTGKYAHVSGLTVKILQDRWVKYDVDGKESLHSFVHQGPEKKICFLDYDKKNGTSSYKLVTSIKDLTVLKSTGSMFYDYNVCDYTTLKPTTDRILSTDIFASLQWNPAKLGSLESIRAGDKDDVFNTSYTAARDITLDIFAKENSPSVQATMYNMATAILKTAPEVELVTYELPNKHYILFDFKWFQGLDNKNELFYPSPDPNGLIKCTVGRKQAKL, via the coding sequence ATGTCGTACTCATATCTAGCTGATTCTACCTACGGTAAGGACAATgtcaagttcttgaaagtgaagaagtCAAAGACAAACCCAAAGCTCCATGAGGTTATGGAATGCAATGTCCAAGTCTTGTTGAAAGGTGATTTCGATGTCTCGTACACAAAAGCCGACAACACTCCAATTGTTCCAACTGACACCGTCAAGAACACGATTCTAATCCATGCCAGAAAGTACGATACCTGGccaattgaaaagtttgcCGCTAATTTGGCCTTGCACTTCACCGGTAAGTACGCTCACGTCTCTGGTCTCACTGTGAAAATCCTCCAAGACCGTTGGGTCAAGTATGACGTTGATGGCAAAGAAAGCCTCCACTCCTTTGTCCACCAGGGcccagaaaagaagatctgCTTCCTAGACTAcgacaagaagaacggCACTAGCTCGTACAAACTAGTAACCTCCATCAAGGACTTGACTGTGTTGAAATCGACTGGTTCGATGTTCTACGACTACAACGTGTGCGACTACACAACTTTGAAGCCAACTACCGACAGAATCTTGTCCACCGACATCTTCGCTTCCTTACAATGGAACCCTGCTAAGCTTGGATCTTTGGAATCCATTAGAGCTGGCGACAAAGACGATGTCTTTAACACTTCCTACACAGCTGCTCGTGACATAACATTGGACATTTTCGCCAAGGAAAACTCTCCCAGCGTGCAGGCTACCATGTACAACATGGCGACTGCAATCTTGAAGACTGCTCCAGAAGTTGAGCTAGTGACATACGAGCTACCAAACAAGCACTACATTTTGTTCGATTTCAAGTGGTTCCAGGGATTAGACAACAAAAACGAATTGTTCTATCCTTCCCCAGATCCAAACGGTTTGATCAAGTGTACCGTCGGCCGCAAACAAGCTAAGTTATAG